The following proteins come from a genomic window of Paenibacillus swuensis:
- a CDS encoding SDR family NAD(P)-dependent oxidoreductase, translated as MSVKEQLQGVTVVITGASSGFGKGIAIKLAEEGANVVLAARRTELIKALASSCGDQALAVTADVGKPEEVERLAGEAIDKFGRIDVWINNAGIGILGSYTDVPLADLTRVTETNLLGTMYGSHIALRHFKAKGAGTLINISSISGKIAFPFYSAYSATKFAVTGLTKGLHLEVKSEGYEHIHVCGVYPWATDTPWFDHTGNYSGHTARMQPLDRPEHVVDAVIDLIRNPQEEVEVGAYAKGTAVSSHLFPSFTDQMSGKLVLKMIHDAPETAPTSGSLYEPMAIGTEVSGGVQARIEAEDRRISQQH; from the coding sequence ATGAGCGTAAAAGAACAATTGCAAGGAGTCACTGTGGTGATTACCGGCGCCTCCAGCGGCTTCGGCAAGGGCATCGCGATTAAGCTGGCGGAGGAAGGCGCTAATGTGGTTCTGGCGGCGAGGCGAACGGAGCTTATCAAGGCATTGGCGTCAAGCTGCGGCGACCAGGCGCTCGCGGTCACGGCCGACGTCGGCAAGCCCGAGGAGGTCGAGCGCTTAGCGGGGGAAGCGATCGATAAGTTTGGCCGGATCGACGTGTGGATTAACAACGCCGGCATAGGTATTCTTGGTTCGTACACCGATGTGCCCTTAGCGGATTTGACTCGGGTGACCGAGACGAATCTGTTAGGCACGATGTACGGGAGCCATATCGCATTGCGGCACTTCAAGGCTAAGGGGGCCGGAACGCTCATTAACATCTCCTCGATCTCCGGCAAAATCGCTTTCCCTTTTTATTCCGCTTACAGCGCTACTAAATTCGCCGTTACCGGACTCACCAAAGGGCTTCATCTGGAGGTGAAATCCGAAGGCTATGAGCATATCCATGTTTGCGGCGTGTATCCTTGGGCAACGGATACACCTTGGTTCGATCATACCGGCAATTACTCCGGACATACGGCGCGCATGCAGCCGTTGGATCGACCGGAACATGTCGTGGATGCGGTAATCGACTTGATTCGCAACCCGCAGGAGGAAGTGGAAGTCGGCGCCTATGCCAAAGGAACGGCCGTTTCCAGCCATCTGTTCCCGTCGTTCACAGATCAGATGAGCGGCAAGCTGGTGCTAAAGATGATTCATGATGCGCCCGAAACCGCACCAACTTCCGGCAGCCTATATGAACCGATGGCGATCGGAACCGAGGTGTCCGGCGGCGTGCAAGCACGTATTGAGGCCGAAGATCGGCGGATAAGCCAGCAGCATTAG
- a CDS encoding sugar phosphate isomerase/epimerase family protein — translation MKLATQDRVFFGDTYEQKLTKIKAVGFDGLEIDGRLLMDRFAEIRKAVQATGVEISSVCGGYRGWIGDFDAEQRALAIRDIGEILKYTAEIGAAGVIAPAAFGIFSRKLPPFSPPRNSDEDREILMDSLRQLNELAKSAGSMLLVEPLNRYEDHMINCLDDAARLIRKGGFNAVKVMPDFFHMQIEEPDISLSLKGAADLITHVHLADSNRLPPGQGHCDFRKAFLTLKEIGFTGYMAVECELLPGNEEAAYIEMADYLRTCML, via the coding sequence GTGAAGCTGGCTACTCAAGATCGAGTTTTTTTTGGAGATACATATGAGCAAAAGCTGACGAAAATTAAAGCCGTCGGGTTCGACGGACTTGAAATCGACGGGCGCTTGTTGATGGATCGATTCGCCGAAATTCGCAAAGCAGTTCAAGCGACAGGTGTTGAAATCAGTTCGGTATGCGGCGGATACAGGGGCTGGATCGGTGACTTCGATGCCGAGCAACGCGCGCTTGCCATCCGGGATATCGGCGAGATTCTGAAGTATACCGCGGAGATCGGCGCAGCTGGTGTTATCGCTCCGGCCGCCTTCGGCATCTTCTCCAGGAAGCTGCCTCCGTTCTCGCCGCCGCGAAATTCGGACGAAGACCGGGAGATCTTGATGGATTCGCTTCGGCAATTGAATGAACTGGCGAAATCCGCCGGCAGTATGCTGCTTGTGGAGCCGCTGAACCGATACGAGGATCATATGATCAATTGTCTGGACGATGCTGCAAGGCTAATCCGTAAAGGGGGCTTCAACGCGGTGAAGGTCATGCCGGATTTCTTCCATATGCAGATAGAAGAACCAGACATTTCTTTGAGCTTAAAGGGAGCCGCGGATTTGATTACCCATGTTCACCTTGCCGACAGCAATCGGCTGCCGCCGGGGCAGGGGCACTGCGACTTCCGTAAGGCGTTCCTAACATTGAAGGAAATCGGTTTTACGGGATATATGGCCGTGGAGTGCGAGCTGCTACCGGGGAATGAAGAAGCGGCTTATATCGAGATGGCGGATTATCTGCGTACTTGTATGTTATAG
- a CDS encoding ABC transporter permease, translated as MNRWNVTGLIIVGFITVIAIFGPLLAPFDLEHHVTPGFVTDGAGEQQYVAPPLPPDRTYWFGTDVFGYDILTLMMHGAKYTLAAAFIVALFRVVVGAGLGMIWGYYRKGKQRARTEGNLLSGIPMFVVVLFMMYGLSINSTLSPLTLTVLLGVVLVLLGLPAIISSTANKTRQIQEQQYVLASVALGAGDMRTLRYHILPQMKESLLILFLHELILTLTVFGQLGIFHIFVGGTLMQRDPVLFTSLTHEWAGMVGNAKGAIGPRDWIFLYPMLGYVTLIFGFFCVSKGMEQSFRNRYHKVSQL; from the coding sequence ATGAACCGATGGAATGTAACAGGCTTGATCATTGTGGGATTCATCACGGTCATTGCGATCTTTGGTCCTCTGCTGGCGCCGTTTGACCTTGAACACCATGTGACGCCGGGGTTTGTTACCGACGGTGCGGGAGAACAGCAGTACGTGGCGCCGCCGTTGCCGCCCGATCGGACTTATTGGTTCGGTACCGATGTGTTCGGATACGACATCCTTACCCTGATGATGCACGGCGCCAAATATACCTTGGCAGCCGCCTTCATCGTGGCTTTGTTCCGAGTGGTTGTGGGCGCGGGTTTGGGCATGATATGGGGCTATTATCGTAAAGGAAAGCAGCGTGCCCGTACGGAAGGTAATCTGCTAAGCGGAATCCCGATGTTTGTGGTCGTCCTCTTCATGATGTACGGCTTGAGCATCAATTCAACCTTATCTCCGTTGACCCTGACGGTTCTGCTGGGGGTTGTTCTGGTTCTGCTCGGTTTGCCCGCGATTATTTCGAGTACCGCGAACAAGACGCGCCAGATTCAAGAGCAACAGTACGTATTGGCTTCGGTAGCTTTGGGAGCGGGGGATATGCGTACGCTAAGATATCATATTTTGCCCCAAATGAAAGAAAGTTTGCTGATTCTGTTTCTCCATGAACTCATATTGACTTTAACGGTGTTTGGACAATTAGGGATCTTCCACATTTTTGTTGGAGGCACGCTGATGCAGCGGGATCCGGTTCTGTTCACCTCCCTCACCCATGAATGGGCCGGCATGGTCGGCAACGCCAAAGGCGCCATCGGACCGCGGGACTGGATCTTCTTATACCCGATGCTGGGATACGTCACGCTGATTTTCGGATTTTTCTGTGTTTCCAAGGGGATGGAGCAGTCGTTCCGCAACAGATATCATAAGGTGAGCCAGTTGTAG
- a CDS encoding Gfo/Idh/MocA family protein, translating to MEDIRVGIIGTGFSATFHLEALRRLNYVKVIAIAGTSLVKARQCADQYGIPKAYGDAMELIRDPEVEVIHNCTSNEVHFKYNKEVLLAGKHLLSEKPLAMRSSETAELADLANRSPGISGVCFIYRHFPMVTQARQMLANGEYGKVHLMCGGYMQDWLLHKTDYNWRLHPDKSGVTRAIADIGSHWCDLTQYILCRKITEVFADLQIVHPVRYGPDQAPITVSTEDCGSVLVHFEDGIKGVFTVSQVSAGSKNKLTFDLSAEHGSLRWDQESPNQLWVGRRDVPNFHMDRDPLILGADALSYIHYPGGHQEGWPDGVKNLFLSFYNRIQDRKQGEEKAQYGFATISEGHGIMKIIDAIVESHRTRSWVTVSE from the coding sequence ATGGAGGATATTCGTGTGGGCATTATCGGGACGGGATTTTCGGCAACCTTTCATCTGGAAGCCCTTCGAAGGCTGAATTATGTAAAGGTGATCGCCATTGCAGGCACCTCGCTGGTTAAAGCCCGCCAATGCGCTGATCAATACGGCATCCCCAAAGCTTACGGAGACGCCATGGAGCTCATTCGGGATCCGGAGGTCGAGGTCATTCATAATTGTACTTCGAACGAGGTTCATTTCAAATACAACAAAGAAGTGCTCTTAGCGGGCAAGCATCTATTATCCGAGAAGCCGTTGGCCATGCGTTCATCAGAAACCGCCGAGCTTGCGGACTTGGCGAATCGGAGTCCGGGTATAAGCGGAGTATGCTTTATTTACCGGCATTTCCCTATGGTGACTCAAGCCCGCCAGATGTTAGCGAACGGTGAGTACGGTAAAGTACATCTGATGTGCGGCGGTTACATGCAAGATTGGCTGCTGCACAAGACCGATTACAACTGGAGACTGCATCCGGATAAATCAGGTGTTACGAGAGCGATTGCCGATATCGGTTCCCACTGGTGTGATCTAACTCAATATATTCTGTGCCGAAAAATAACCGAGGTGTTCGCGGACTTACAGATTGTGCACCCTGTGAGGTATGGCCCTGATCAGGCTCCGATAACGGTCTCTACCGAAGATTGCGGAAGTGTGCTTGTCCATTTTGAAGACGGGATTAAAGGTGTTTTCACTGTGTCGCAAGTCAGCGCCGGCAGCAAGAACAAGTTAACGTTTGACCTGTCTGCGGAACATGGGTCTCTGCGTTGGGATCAAGAGAGTCCGAATCAACTATGGGTTGGCCGTAGAGATGTTCCTAACTTCCATATGGACAGGGATCCGCTGATCTTGGGAGCCGACGCCTTATCCTATATTCATTATCCCGGGGGTCATCAGGAAGGCTGGCCCGATGGAGTTAAGAATTTATTCCTAAGCTTCTACAATCGAATTCAGGATAGGAAGCAAGGGGAGGAGAAAGCCCAGTACGGGTTCGCGACCATTTCGGAAGGTCATGGGATTATGAAGATTATCGATGCCATTGTTGAAAGTCATCGGACCCGATCATGGGTAACGGTCAGTGAATGA
- a CDS encoding ribonucleotide-diphosphate reductase subunit beta translates to MELTKKKLFNERGDRDWGKRRMIGGNTTNLIELNNVKYEWATKMYRTMMNNFWIPEEISLAQDAKDYKNLSNEERQSYDKIISFLIFLDSLQTANLPNINEYITAPEVNLCLTVQTFQEAVHSQSYSYILDSVCPAEVRDRIYNEWREDEHLLKRNRFITDLYEQFIAEPTDRNLLKTIMANYILEGIYFYSGFSFFYALGRQGKMLGTVSEIKYIQRDELTHLALFQGIFREIHRENPEILDLALIEELRDMMRTAVEHEISWGQYITANRIPGLTNEIVENYIQFLSNERLRKINLAILYPDVVEHPLKWVESFSNMNGMKTDFFEQKVTNYSKSTNLNWDEL, encoded by the coding sequence ATGGAACTTACCAAGAAGAAGTTGTTTAACGAGCGCGGCGACCGCGACTGGGGCAAACGCCGAATGATCGGCGGGAATACAACGAATCTGATTGAGCTCAACAATGTGAAATATGAGTGGGCCACCAAAATGTACCGCACGATGATGAACAATTTCTGGATTCCGGAAGAAATTTCTCTTGCTCAGGACGCCAAGGACTATAAGAATCTGTCTAATGAAGAAAGACAGAGCTATGACAAAATCATTTCCTTCTTGATTTTCCTGGACTCTTTACAAACGGCCAATTTGCCGAATATCAACGAGTATATTACCGCGCCGGAAGTTAACCTGTGTCTGACCGTACAGACGTTTCAGGAAGCGGTACACAGTCAGAGTTACTCTTATATTTTGGACAGCGTCTGTCCGGCGGAGGTTCGGGATCGCATATATAATGAATGGCGCGAGGATGAGCATTTGTTGAAACGGAACCGGTTTATTACAGACTTGTATGAGCAATTTATCGCGGAACCTACGGATCGCAATCTGCTGAAGACGATTATGGCGAACTATATTTTGGAAGGAATCTACTTTTACAGCGGGTTCAGCTTCTTCTATGCCCTGGGTCGTCAAGGCAAAATGCTGGGCACCGTCTCGGAGATTAAATATATTCAACGGGATGAGCTGACCCATCTTGCGTTGTTTCAGGGAATTTTTCGGGAAATACACAGAGAAAATCCGGAGATCCTGGATTTAGCCTTGATTGAGGAGCTTCGCGACATGATGCGTACAGCCGTTGAACATGAGATCAGCTGGGGTCAATATATTACAGCGAACCGGATACCGGGGCTGACGAATGAAATCGTGGAAAACTATATTCAATTCCTGTCCAACGAACGTCTTCGCAAAATTAATCTGGCTATCCTCTACCCTGACGTGGTGGAGCATCCGTTGAAATGGGTTGAGAGCTTCAGTAACATGAACGGGATGAAGACGGACTTTTTTGAGCAAAAGGTGACGAATTACAGCAAATCCACGAATTTAAACTGGGACGAACTGTAA
- the rsgA gene encoding ribosome small subunit-dependent GTPase A codes for MQVTSLQTLGWHERWQEPFAPYAERYTLGRVSLEHKHMYRVMTEEGDLLGEVSGKLRHEASGREDYPAVGDFVLLEARASEGKATIHGILPRFSKFSRKAAGNTTEEQIVASNVDTVFLVNALNNDFNLRRIERYLILAWESGASPVIVLSKADLCEEATERAAEVEAVAIGVPVHVVSAWNQEGIEALTPYVSPGRTVALLGSSGAGKSTLINLLLGEPVQEVQGIREGDDRGRHTTTYRELFVMPGGGLLVDTPGMRELQLWHADEGLGDTFAEIEELAAGCKFADCRHEREPGCAVREGLLGGALRAERYESYKKTQRELAFLAAKDDVKLRLQQKERWKKLTSSNRNRVNRK; via the coding sequence ATGCAGGTAACTTCTCTTCAGACTTTGGGCTGGCATGAACGTTGGCAAGAGCCGTTCGCACCCTATGCGGAACGTTACACGCTCGGCCGCGTGTCTCTTGAACACAAGCATATGTATAGGGTCATGACGGAGGAAGGCGATTTGCTGGGAGAGGTGTCCGGCAAGCTCCGTCATGAAGCATCGGGGCGCGAGGATTACCCGGCCGTCGGGGACTTCGTGTTGCTTGAAGCACGGGCGTCTGAAGGCAAAGCGACCATCCACGGCATCCTGCCGCGGTTCAGCAAATTCTCGCGCAAGGCGGCCGGCAATACGACCGAGGAACAGATCGTGGCGTCCAACGTGGACACCGTGTTCCTGGTGAACGCGCTCAATAACGATTTTAACCTCCGGCGGATTGAACGGTACCTGATCCTTGCGTGGGAAAGCGGCGCGAGCCCGGTCATCGTGCTCAGCAAAGCCGATCTATGCGAAGAGGCCACCGAGCGGGCCGCGGAAGTGGAAGCCGTGGCGATCGGCGTGCCGGTGCACGTGGTCAGCGCGTGGAACCAGGAGGGGATCGAGGCGTTAACGCCTTATGTGAGCCCCGGCCGGACGGTTGCGCTGCTGGGTTCATCGGGCGCCGGGAAATCGACGCTGATCAATCTGCTATTAGGCGAGCCGGTGCAGGAAGTGCAAGGCATCCGCGAAGGCGACGACCGCGGCCGTCACACGACGACGTACCGCGAGCTGTTCGTTATGCCGGGCGGCGGCCTTCTCGTCGATACGCCGGGCATGCGCGAACTGCAGCTCTGGCATGCGGATGAAGGTCTCGGCGACACGTTCGCCGAGATTGAGGAGCTTGCCGCGGGCTGCAAGTTCGCGGACTGCCGCCACGAGCGCGAGCCGGGCTGCGCGGTGCGCGAGGGGTTGCTTGGCGGCGCGCTGCGCGCCGAGCGGTACGAGAGCTACAAGAAGACGCAGCGCGAGCTGGCGTTTCTTGCGGCCAAGGACGACGTCAAGCTGCGTCTGCAGCAGAAGGAGCGGTGGAAGAAGTTGACTTCCTCCAACAGGAACCGTGTTAACCGCAAATAA
- a CDS encoding ribonucleoside-diphosphate reductase subunit alpha: MDIVKRNGQREELIFSKLKKVIDFACEDYKNCDSLELETALLPHFRNGISTKEIQGTLIQVSVEKTSVEQPDWQYVAAKLLIYDLYKEAAVHRKYGYFGYGDFYSLLTYLGEKGLYGGYMLEHYSRDEIRELGSYIVPERDYLFNYIGLKTLADRYMIKSFSGDVLELPQELFMGVAMHLAMKETDKLAWAKQFYDALSQLQMTVATPTLANARKPFHQLSSCFIDTVPDNLWGIYNSDQSFAQVSKHGGGMGIYVGKVRSKGSDIRGFKGVAGGVIPWVKNFNNTAVAVDQLGVRSGAVAVYLDVWHKDIFDFLNVKTNNGDDRMKAHDIFPGICIPDLFMRRVKERGVWHLFDPHEVRSVMGYAIEDCWGEVWESRYEECVADPRLSKEEVPVMDIMKKILSSAFETGTPFLFFRDTVNRANPNKHKGMIYCSNLCTEICQNMSATEFESVTYEDGIISTRVKAGDFVVCNLSSLNLGRVRSEEELEQVVSCQMRMMDNVIDLNHYPVPQAEITNKKYRAVGLGTSGYHQWLAERAINWESDDHVEEADRLYERINYYAVKASMEIAREKGAYPAFEGSEWQTGEYYTRRGYTSEAWSALREQVAAHGVRNAWMFAVAPTASTSLIAGSTAGIDPIFNKFFVEEKKNAVIPQTAPNLNEATFWYYKEAHRIDQMWSILAAGRRQRHIDQAQSFNLYITPEIGAKEFMELYIAAWEQGLKTVYYCRNQSLEVEDCVSCSA, translated from the coding sequence ATGGATATTGTGAAGCGTAACGGACAACGCGAAGAACTTATATTTTCGAAGTTGAAAAAAGTGATTGATTTTGCCTGTGAAGATTATAAGAATTGTGATTCGTTAGAGCTGGAGACGGCTTTGCTGCCCCACTTTCGGAACGGGATCTCCACGAAGGAAATTCAGGGGACGTTGATTCAGGTTTCCGTCGAAAAAACATCTGTTGAACAACCCGACTGGCAGTACGTCGCGGCGAAGCTTCTGATTTATGATCTGTACAAAGAAGCGGCGGTGCACCGGAAATACGGGTATTTTGGATATGGCGATTTCTACTCTCTGCTGACTTATCTGGGCGAGAAAGGCTTATACGGGGGGTATATGCTGGAGCATTATTCCCGTGATGAAATCCGTGAGCTGGGATCCTATATCGTGCCGGAACGGGATTATTTATTCAACTATATCGGCTTGAAAACGCTGGCGGACCGTTACATGATCAAGAGCTTCTCAGGTGATGTGCTGGAGCTGCCGCAAGAATTGTTTATGGGTGTGGCCATGCATTTGGCCATGAAGGAAACGGACAAGCTCGCTTGGGCCAAACAGTTCTATGACGCGTTAAGCCAGCTCCAGATGACGGTGGCGACGCCTACGCTCGCGAATGCCCGTAAGCCGTTCCATCAGCTTTCCAGCTGCTTTATCGATACGGTGCCTGATAACCTCTGGGGAATCTATAATTCAGACCAGAGCTTCGCTCAAGTATCCAAGCACGGCGGAGGCATGGGCATTTATGTGGGCAAGGTGCGCAGCAAAGGCTCCGACATCCGCGGGTTCAAAGGTGTGGCGGGCGGCGTCATTCCATGGGTGAAGAACTTCAACAACACAGCCGTTGCCGTTGATCAGCTGGGTGTACGTTCGGGTGCGGTTGCCGTATACCTTGATGTGTGGCATAAGGATATTTTTGATTTCCTGAACGTGAAGACGAACAACGGGGATGACCGCATGAAAGCCCATGACATCTTCCCCGGCATCTGCATACCGGATTTGTTCATGCGGCGCGTCAAGGAACGCGGGGTATGGCATCTCTTCGACCCGCATGAAGTACGATCCGTCATGGGATATGCCATCGAAGATTGTTGGGGCGAGGTATGGGAATCGCGCTATGAAGAATGTGTGGCGGATCCCCGCCTGTCCAAGGAAGAAGTGCCGGTCATGGATATCATGAAGAAGATCCTGTCCAGCGCATTCGAAACAGGCACGCCGTTCCTCTTCTTCCGCGACACGGTGAACCGCGCCAATCCGAATAAACATAAGGGCATGATCTATTGCTCTAACCTGTGCACGGAAATTTGCCAGAACATGAGCGCAACAGAGTTTGAATCCGTCACTTATGAGGACGGGATCATATCCACCCGTGTGAAAGCCGGCGATTTCGTCGTCTGCAACTTAAGCTCCTTGAATCTGGGACGGGTGCGCTCCGAGGAGGAGCTCGAGCAAGTGGTCTCCTGCCAAATGCGGATGATGGACAACGTGATTGATCTGAACCACTATCCCGTACCTCAAGCGGAGATTACGAATAAGAAATATCGGGCCGTCGGCCTCGGCACCAGCGGATACCATCAATGGCTGGCCGAACGGGCGATAAATTGGGAAAGCGATGACCATGTGGAAGAAGCGGACCGCTTGTATGAGCGCATCAACTATTACGCGGTGAAAGCGTCGATGGAAATCGCGCGCGAGAAAGGCGCCTACCCCGCCTTCGAGGGCAGCGAATGGCAAACCGGCGAGTATTATACCCGCAGGGGGTATACGAGCGAGGCTTGGTCGGCGCTGCGCGAACAGGTGGCTGCGCACGGTGTGCGCAACGCCTGGATGTTCGCCGTCGCGCCGACGGCCTCCACGTCGTTGATCGCCGGTTCCACGGCGGGCATCGACCCGATCTTTAACAAGTTCTTCGTCGAAGAGAAGAAGAACGCGGTCATTCCCCAGACGGCGCCGAATCTGAATGAGGCGACGTTCTGGTACTACAAGGAGGCGCACCGCATCGACCAGATGTGGAGCATCCTTGCGGCGGGCCGCCGGCAGCGCCATATCGATCAGGCGCAGTCGTTCAATCTGTACATCACGCCGGAGATCGGCGCGAAGGAATTTATGGAGCTGTACATCGCCGCGTGGGAGCAAGGCTTGAAGACGGTATATTACTGCCGTAACCAAAGCCTCGAGGTGGAGGATTGTGTCAGCTGCTCGGCATAA
- a CDS encoding AraC family transcriptional regulator, with protein sequence MDGKLEAILKIAELNVVQFDIHRRKELSNLNRTLPCYIISYHKKGSAKLRVGNQLHTISPGTVVCIPPNVEHDHFKDSEEETEFLWWHFNYEIAGVMDVMKLFQIPVAFRLQNAEYFEQVFMQFITSTSRSTSLPLTILKQAKALELLYIILDSSLGQQMNSSFLNQSQSFVNLLTRIVQQPEEQISLQSLSKELHMHPTYICNRFKELFGKSPMQVQREMKVQKAKALLETSDMTITELSRSLGFSEIQNFTRLFKSNVGVSPSHYRSLNMKWRDIR encoded by the coding sequence ATGGATGGAAAGCTGGAAGCGATACTGAAGATTGCGGAGCTCAATGTAGTGCAATTCGATATACACCGGCGCAAGGAACTGAGCAATCTTAATCGTACCCTCCCGTGTTACATTATTTCCTATCATAAGAAGGGCAGTGCAAAGCTTCGAGTCGGCAATCAACTACATACCATATCGCCCGGCACGGTCGTATGTATTCCCCCGAATGTAGAGCATGACCACTTTAAGGATTCTGAAGAGGAGACCGAATTTCTATGGTGGCATTTCAACTATGAGATTGCGGGCGTGATGGATGTGATGAAGCTGTTTCAAATTCCTGTTGCTTTCCGTCTTCAGAACGCGGAATACTTCGAGCAGGTGTTTATGCAATTTATCACTTCGACTTCAAGGAGCACCTCCTTGCCCTTAACCATTCTGAAGCAGGCGAAAGCGCTGGAGCTGCTATATATCATCTTGGACAGTTCGTTGGGACAACAGATGAACAGCTCCTTTCTTAATCAATCTCAAAGCTTTGTGAATCTGCTTACCAGAATTGTACAACAACCCGAAGAGCAGATCTCGTTACAGAGTTTGTCGAAAGAGCTGCATATGCATCCAACTTATATCTGCAACCGGTTTAAAGAATTGTTCGGCAAGTCGCCGATGCAGGTACAACGCGAAATGAAAGTTCAAAAAGCTAAGGCGCTGCTGGAAACCAGCGACATGACGATCACGGAGCTTTCCCGGAGCCTCGGTTTCAGTGAAATTCAGAACTTTACGCGTTTGTTCAAGTCCAATGTCGGCGTCTCGCCTTCGCATTATCGAAGCTTGAATATGAAATGGAGGGATATCAGGTGA
- a CDS encoding zinc-binding dehydrogenase codes for MMRRLNFNGPREVAFEDVAEAELKSGEVRLQTLYSGISAGTQLTAYRGTNPFVGKTYDPDLRLFTPREDNTSLYPVSGGWAYEEVGVVEEIGPDVHTIQVGDIVYGAWGHSSAAVVTEQFALDHKLPSDMDPLCGIYSQMGAIALNAILDADIHVGETVAVFGQGVPGQLVSQLARLNGGTVIAIDLDPYRLEKSTAFGAHHTLNSSEGDISAAIRQLTGGRGADVAIEISGASPALHEAIRSVAYNGKVVTAGFYQGGAKDVYLGEEFHHNRVQLICSQIGGVAPWLNRRWDRIRMEQTIMQLAKSGALKLAELVTHQFNFEQAADAYRMLDENKEPVLQSVLKFNH; via the coding sequence ATGATGAGAAGACTTAATTTCAATGGCCCCAGAGAGGTTGCCTTTGAAGATGTTGCAGAGGCGGAACTGAAATCCGGCGAAGTGCGCCTGCAAACGTTATATTCCGGAATCAGCGCGGGTACGCAGTTGACGGCTTATCGAGGAACGAACCCATTTGTAGGAAAGACGTACGATCCGGACCTTCGACTATTCACACCGAGGGAAGACAACACTTCTCTGTATCCCGTTTCTGGAGGTTGGGCCTATGAAGAGGTAGGTGTGGTTGAAGAAATAGGTCCGGATGTCCATACGATTCAGGTTGGTGACATTGTGTATGGGGCTTGGGGTCATAGCTCCGCAGCGGTTGTAACCGAACAATTCGCTTTGGATCATAAGCTGCCGAGCGACATGGATCCTTTATGCGGCATCTATTCGCAAATGGGGGCAATTGCTTTAAATGCGATTCTCGATGCGGATATCCATGTAGGTGAAACGGTCGCTGTCTTCGGTCAAGGCGTGCCGGGTCAACTGGTTTCACAACTAGCCAGACTTAATGGAGGGACGGTCATTGCGATCGATCTCGATCCATATCGCTTGGAGAAATCGACTGCCTTCGGGGCTCACCATACGCTGAACTCTTCTGAAGGAGATATCTCGGCTGCCATTAGACAGCTTACGGGTGGAAGGGGAGCCGATGTCGCCATTGAAATTTCTGGCGCTTCCCCTGCCTTGCATGAAGCTATACGAAGCGTTGCTTACAACGGCAAAGTCGTCACAGCGGGCTTCTATCAAGGCGGAGCCAAGGATGTCTATCTGGGTGAAGAGTTTCATCACAATCGGGTCCAACTGATCTGTTCCCAGATCGGCGGGGTAGCGCCGTGGCTCAACCGGCGTTGGGACCGAATCCGAATGGAACAAACCATCATGCAATTGGCGAAATCGGGAGCTTTGAAGCTGGCTGAACTGGTCACGCATCAGTTTAACTTTGAGCAGGCAGCCGATGCTTACCGGATGCTTGATGAGAATAAGGAGCCTGTGTTGCAAAGTGTCTTGAAGTTCAATCATTGA